From one Excalfactoria chinensis isolate bCotChi1 chromosome 9, bCotChi1.hap2, whole genome shotgun sequence genomic stretch:
- the SPTSSB gene encoding serine palmitoyltransferase small subunit B translates to MEKAGKEAACQLSPSKKHWNLVMDIKRVKDNIYWLYYQYLLITCSYVLEPWEQSMFHTITVTVFAMVLYTAYVFVPIHVRLAFEFFSQIFGVQPDSTVSVVN, encoded by the exons ATGGAGAAAGCTGGAAAGGAAGCAGCTTGTCAACT GTCACCGTCTAAGAAGCACTGGAACCTGGTGATGGATATTAAGCGTGTGAAGGACAATATCTACTGGCTGTACTACCAGTACCTGCTGATCACCTGCAGCTACGTGCTGGAGCCCTGGGAGCAGTCCATGTTCCACACCATCACGGTGACAGTTTTTGCGATGGTGTTGTACACAGCATATGTCTTCGTCCCCATCCACGTCCGTTTGGCTtttgagttcttctcccagataTTTGGGGTCCAGCCCGACAGCACGGTGTCCGTAGTGAACTGA
- the NMD3 gene encoding 60S ribosomal export protein NMD3 yields MEYLAAPAAPTQGNILCCHCGVPIPPNPANMCVGCLRARVDITEGIPKQLSVSFCKQCERYLQPPGTWVQCTLESRELLALCLKKIKASLSKVRLIDAGFIWTEPHSKRLKLKLTVQKEVINGAVLQQVFVVEYLVQPQMCEDCHRIEAKDFWKAVVQVRQKTLHKKTFYYLEQLILKHRLHQNTLRIKEIHDGLDFYYSSKQHAQKMVDFLQCTVPSRSKSSQRLTSHDVHSNVYNYKSTFSVEIVPVCKDNVVCLSPKLAQSLGNMSQICVCIRVTSTVHLIDPSTLQIAEIDGNTYWRHPFNSLFNPKQLEEFIVMDISRVQEKKKPAGAGARSNKHTLAEAWVKKTSELDTDHQYFCCTHLGHILSPGDLVLGFDLANCNLNDEFVNKMSPHSIPDVVLIKKSYDRAKRQHRRNWKLKELERDREGVDTDDERQYQDFLEDLEEDEAIRKNVNIYRNPDIPVESDTDDDGAPRISLAEMLEDLHISEDATGGEGANMMTE; encoded by the exons ATGGAGTACCTGGCGGCTCCCGCGGCGCCCACGCAGGGCAACAT cctctgctgccactgCGGCGTGCCCATCCCGCCCAACCCGGCCAACATGTGCGTGGGCTGCCTGCGGGCACGCGTGGACATCACCGAGGGCATCCCCAAGCAGCTCAGCGTCAGCTTCTGCAAGCAGTGCGAGAG gTATCTTCAGCCTCCAGGAACTTGGGTTCAGTGTACCTTAGAATCGAGAGAGCTTCTTGCTTTGtgtcttaaaaaaattaaagcttcACTTAGCAAG GTCCGGCTGATCGATGCAGGCTTTATTTGGACCGAACCACATTCTAAGAGACTGAAGCTGAAACTGACTGTTCAGAAGGAG GTGATAAATGGAGCAGTTCTTCAGCAGGTGTTTGTGGTGGAATATCTGGTTCAGCCGCAGATGTGTGAAGACTGTCATAGGATTGAAGCTAAGGATTTCTGGAAAGCTGTAGTTCAAGTCAGACAAAAG ACTCTGCACAAAAAGACTTTCTACTATTTGgagcagctgattttaaaacacaggCTTCATCAAAATACACTTCGCATCAAGGAAATCCACG atGGCCTGGATTTTTACTATTCTTCGAAGCAACATGCTCAGAAGATGGTAGACTTTCTTCAGTGTACAGTTCCATCCAG GTCGAAGTCATCCCAGCGCTTGACCTCACACGATGTTCACAGTAATGTCTACAACTACAAAAGCACTTTCTCTGTGGAAATTGTTCCAGTATGCAAG GACAATGTTGTGTGTCTGTCACCAAAACTGGCACAGAGTCTTGGTAACATGAGCCAGATCTGTGTGTGCATTAGAGTCACAAGTACTGTCCACCTCATTGATCCGAGCACTCTGCAGA TTGCTGAAATCGATGGAAATACCTACTGGCGCCATCCTTTCAATAGCTTGTTCAACCCAAAGCAGCTTGAGGAATTCATTGTTATGGATATCAGTCGAgttcaagaaaagaagaaacctgCAGGTGCAGGGGCAAGATCAAATAAA CACACGCTGGCTGAAGCCTGGGTAAAGAAAACCTCGGAGCTGGATACAGATCATCAGTATTTCTGCTGCACTCACCTGGGACACATTCTAAGTCCCGGCGACCTTGTCTTGGG atttGACTTGGCCAACTGTAACTTGAATGACGAGTTTGTGAATAAGATGAGCCCACACAGTATCCCTGACGTG GTGTTGATAAAGAAGAGCTATGACCGTGCCAAGCGCCAGCATCGCAGAAACTGGAAACTGAAAGAGCTGGAACGAGACAGAGAAGGCGTGGATACAGATGATGAAAG ACAATACCAGGACTTCCTTGAAGATCTAGAAGAAGATGAAGCCATAAGGAAAAATGTCAACATTTACAGAA atCCAGACATTCCAGTGGAgagtgacacagatgatgatGGGGCCCCTCGGATCAGCCTGGCTGAAATGCTGGAGGATCTCCATATTTCTGAGGATGCCACCGGTGGGGAAGGAGCGAATATGATGACAGAATAA